A window of the Bacteroides thetaiotaomicron VPI-5482 genome harbors these coding sequences:
- a CDS encoding SusC/RagA family TonB-linked outer membrane protein codes for MTEFNSKIKQNSRILKIFLFSICALFACAINAHAQSLVQGTVTDETGESLPGVSVVVKGTTNGTVTDVNGKYSIQATSKDILSFTYVGMAEQDIKVAGQKTINVVMKDDVASLDEVIVVGYGTAKKQSLTGAVSAVKGDELLKAPATNVSSLLGGRLPGISSVQVSGEPGDDQAVLRVRGSIYNVTYIVDGMPRSINDIDPNDIESVSVLKDGASAAVYGLKGAGGVIIVTTKRGQEGKSRITYNGSIGASMNANFPQFMNGPQFAYYYNMADMMDKLANGSITDMKQYTPVFTKANVEAMLNGDPTDGWDNVNYIDKVFGTGINQKHNITVQGGSDKMRYFTSVGYLGQDGNIDNFTYRRYNLRTNIETQLAKNFQLSLGVAGNVGKRETPGYASGGTDSNSTLGEQGWLSVAHQTIMMHPYLPEKYDGLYTATTQNNTSLPNSPLAAIYESGYKHTNSFDLQTNLSLQYNLPWVKGLSVKVTGAYDYKTSHNKNLNTPYSTYINKMPTSTTDWTWTKADDPRGTANGINLGEGQFSSRQMVGQGSINYANSFGKHNVEAMVLAEIRDYKENSFSGYNKNMSFAELPELSFGQPADSPISGYSDANRSIGYVFRLKYDYDNKYLAEFTGRYDGSYKFAGNVSGKRWAFFPSASVAWRISKENFMSDLTFLDDMKIRASIGLLGNDDVSPYAFLSTYNLMDGNKNAYQTILNGKVMQALRASVIANPTLTWENTLTYNAGFDFTMWNGLLGMEFDAFYNYTYDILTAMGGDYPPSMGGYYYTYANYNKVDSKGVEITVSHRNKLNLAGKPFSYGASFNLTFARNRYLRYPDSPNTVEWRKRTGRSVDASVVWVAEGLFRSEEEIDNSAWYGTRPNVGDIKYKDLNGDGKIDEDDRTRVGRGNRPELTYGLNLNCAWNGFDLSAQFTGGALFDVSLTGTYYNGYDDNTVWTQAFKEGANSPLYLVQNAYTTENPNGTFPRLTLGNQGHGGDNGLASTFWLRNGRYLRLKSAQLGYTFPKKWMSPVGIQNLRIYVEGSNLFTISGLPDGIDPESPGVNNGYYPQQRTIMGGITLTF; via the coding sequence ATGACAGAGTTTAACTCAAAAATTAAGCAAAACTCTCGCATATTGAAGATATTTCTTTTCTCAATATGCGCACTTTTTGCATGTGCTATCAATGCTCATGCACAGAGTTTGGTGCAAGGTACTGTTACTGATGAGACAGGAGAATCTCTACCTGGTGTAAGTGTTGTAGTAAAGGGGACTACTAATGGTACAGTTACAGATGTTAATGGAAAATACAGCATTCAGGCGACTTCAAAAGATATATTGTCTTTCACATATGTAGGTATGGCGGAACAAGATATAAAAGTTGCCGGACAGAAAACGATCAATGTGGTGATGAAGGATGATGTGGCATCTCTGGATGAAGTGATTGTCGTTGGTTATGGTACTGCAAAGAAACAATCCCTGACAGGAGCGGTTTCTGCAGTCAAAGGCGACGAACTGTTAAAGGCACCGGCAACCAATGTATCAAGTTTGTTAGGCGGACGTTTGCCGGGCATTTCTTCTGTTCAAGTCTCTGGAGAACCGGGTGATGACCAAGCAGTATTGCGGGTTCGTGGTTCTATTTACAATGTTACTTATATTGTAGATGGTATGCCTCGTTCCATCAATGACATTGATCCTAATGATATTGAGAGTGTATCTGTCTTGAAAGATGGAGCTTCTGCGGCTGTGTACGGTTTGAAGGGCGCAGGTGGTGTTATCATTGTTACAACAAAGAGAGGACAGGAAGGAAAGTCAAGAATCACATATAACGGTTCAATAGGAGCATCTATGAATGCAAACTTTCCGCAGTTTATGAATGGTCCCCAGTTTGCATATTATTATAATATGGCTGATATGATGGATAAGCTGGCTAACGGAAGTATTACGGACATGAAGCAATATACACCGGTATTCACAAAAGCAAATGTGGAAGCGATGTTGAACGGCGATCCTACTGATGGGTGGGATAATGTCAATTATATTGATAAAGTATTTGGTACAGGTATCAATCAGAAGCATAACATCACCGTACAGGGTGGTAGTGACAAAATGCGTTATTTCACGTCTGTCGGCTATTTGGGACAGGATGGTAATATTGATAACTTTACTTATAGACGGTACAACTTAAGAACCAACATTGAAACTCAGCTGGCCAAGAATTTCCAGTTAAGTTTGGGAGTTGCCGGAAATGTAGGAAAACGTGAAACTCCGGGATATGCCTCCGGTGGTACAGATTCTAATTCCACATTGGGAGAACAAGGTTGGTTATCCGTTGCTCACCAGACTATCATGATGCATCCGTATTTACCGGAAAAATATGATGGACTTTATACCGCTACTACACAGAATAATACAAGCTTACCGAATAGTCCGCTAGCAGCTATTTATGAATCCGGCTACAAACATACCAATAGCTTTGATTTGCAGACTAACCTCTCTTTACAATATAATCTGCCTTGGGTAAAAGGATTAAGTGTAAAGGTTACCGGAGCTTATGACTACAAGACCTCACATAATAAAAACCTGAATACACCTTATTCTACTTATATCAATAAAATGCCGACTTCCACTACAGACTGGACTTGGACTAAAGCGGATGATCCTCGTGGAACTGCAAATGGAATAAATTTAGGTGAAGGACAATTCAGTTCCCGTCAAATGGTAGGCCAGGGAAGCATCAATTATGCGAATTCTTTCGGTAAGCATAATGTTGAAGCCATGGTACTTGCGGAAATCCGTGATTATAAAGAAAACAGTTTCTCCGGATATAATAAGAATATGAGTTTTGCAGAACTTCCGGAATTGAGTTTCGGACAACCGGCAGACTCCCCTATTTCCGGCTACAGTGATGCCAATCGTAGCATTGGTTACGTTTTCCGTTTGAAATACGACTATGACAATAAGTATCTGGCAGAATTTACAGGACGATATGACGGTTCGTATAAGTTTGCGGGCAATGTAAGTGGAAAACGTTGGGCATTTTTCCCATCAGCATCAGTAGCGTGGAGAATATCCAAAGAAAACTTTATGTCCGATCTGACTTTTCTAGATGATATGAAAATACGTGCATCTATCGGTTTGTTGGGTAATGACGATGTGAGTCCGTATGCATTCCTTAGTACTTATAACCTGATGGACGGTAACAAAAATGCGTACCAGACAATTCTGAACGGAAAAGTCATGCAGGCGCTGCGTGCATCTGTAATTGCAAATCCTACTCTGACGTGGGAAAACACGTTAACTTACAATGCAGGTTTCGACTTTACCATGTGGAATGGTTTACTGGGTATGGAATTTGATGCATTCTATAATTATACCTATGATATTCTGACAGCAATGGGAGGCGATTATCCACCATCAATGGGAGGATATTATTATACGTATGCCAACTATAACAAGGTAGACAGCAAGGGAGTTGAAATCACAGTGAGTCATCGTAATAAATTAAATCTGGCAGGGAAACCATTTTCTTATGGAGCCAGTTTCAACTTGACTTTTGCAAGAAATCGCTATCTTCGTTATCCGGATAGTCCCAATACTGTAGAATGGAGAAAACGTACAGGTCGCAGTGTAGACGCTTCAGTCGTATGGGTGGCAGAAGGTTTGTTCCGTTCGGAAGAAGAAATTGATAATTCCGCATGGTATGGAACCCGTCCTAATGTAGGTGACATCAAATATAAGGATTTAAATGGCGATGGCAAAATAGATGAAGATGACAGAACACGTGTAGGACGGGGCAATCGTCCGGAACTGACTTATGGTCTGAACTTGAATTGTGCCTGGAACGGATTTGATTTAAGCGCACAATTTACTGGAGGCGCATTGTTCGATGTATCATTAACCGGAACTTACTATAATGGTTATGATGACAATACGGTCTGGACACAAGCATTCAAAGAAGGTGCCAACTCACCTTTATATCTGGTTCAGAATGCGTATACCACGGAAAATCCGAATGGAACATTCCCACGTCTGACTCTGGGAAATCAAGGACATGGAGGAGACAATGGATTAGCTTCTACCTTCTGGTTGCGTAATGGCAGATACCTTCGTCTCAAATCGGCACAGCTAGGTTATACATTCCCTAAAAAGTGGATGAGCCCTGTGGGAATTCAGAATCTTAGAATTTATGTAGAAGGTTCCAATTTATTCACGATCTCCGGTCTTCCCGATGGAATCGACCCCGAATCTCCGGGAGTGAATAACGGATATTATCCTCAACAACGCACAATCATGGGCGGTATAACTCTGACTTTCTAA
- a CDS encoding AGE family epimerase/isomerase — MDFKKLANQYRDELLDNVLPFWLEHSQDLEFGGYFSCLDREGKVFDTDKFIWLQGREVWMFSMLYNKVEKRQEWLDCAVQGGEFLKKYGHDGNYNWYFSLDRSGRPLVEPYNIFSYTFATMAFGQLSLATGNQEYADIAKKTFKIILSKVDNPKSKWNKLHPGTRNLKNFALPMILCNLALEIEHLLDPGYLEQTMETCIHEVMDVFYRPELGGIIVENVDMDGNLVDCFEGRQVTPGHAIEAMWFIMDLGKRLNRPKLIEKAKDVTLTMLDYGWDKQYGGIYYFMDRNGCPPQQLEWDQKLWWVHIESLISLLKGYQLTGDRKCLEWFEKVHDYTWSHFKDPEYPEWYGYLNRRGEVLLPLKGGKWKGCFHVPRGLFQCWKVLEPL; from the coding sequence ATGGATTTTAAGAAACTAGCGAATCAGTACCGGGATGAATTGTTGGACAATGTCCTTCCATTCTGGCTCGAGCACTCTCAAGATCTTGAGTTTGGCGGTTATTTCAGCTGCCTGGACCGTGAAGGGAAGGTTTTCGATACGGATAAGTTCATCTGGTTGCAGGGACGTGAGGTATGGATGTTCTCCATGCTTTACAACAAAGTGGAAAAACGACAGGAATGGCTGGATTGTGCCGTTCAGGGTGGTGAATTCTTAAAAAAATACGGACATGATGGAAATTATAACTGGTACTTTTCACTCGACCGTTCGGGTAGACCACTGGTAGAACCATACAATATTTTCTCATATACTTTCGCCACGATGGCCTTCGGACAGCTGAGTCTAGCAACTGGTAATCAGGAATATGCGGACATAGCAAAGAAGACTTTCAAGATCATCCTTTCCAAGGTTGATAATCCGAAAAGCAAGTGGAACAAGCTTCATCCGGGTACTCGTAATCTGAAGAACTTCGCCCTCCCGATGATCCTCTGTAATCTGGCTTTGGAGATCGAACATCTCCTGGATCCCGGCTATCTGGAACAGACGATGGAAACCTGTATCCATGAAGTGATGGATGTCTTTTATCGTCCGGAGCTGGGGGGCATCATTGTTGAGAATGTCGATATGGACGGTAATCTGGTGGATTGCTTCGAAGGTCGTCAGGTGACTCCCGGTCATGCTATCGAAGCGATGTGGTTTATCATGGATCTGGGCAAACGCCTGAATCGTCCGAAATTGATAGAAAAAGCAAAAGACGTAACCCTGACAATGCTCGACTATGGTTGGGACAAGCAATATGGAGGTATCTATTACTTTATGGACCGTAACGGTTGTCCTCCCCAGCAATTGGAATGGGATCAGAAACTTTGGTGGGTGCATATTGAATCTCTGATATCACTGCTGAAAGGTTATCAGCTGACCGGAGACAGGAAATGTCTGGAATGGTTTGAAAAAGTGCATGACTACACATGGTCGCACTTCAAAGATCCGGAATATCCGGAATGGTACGGATATCTGAATCGCAGAGGGGAAGTTTTGTTACCGCTGAAAGGTGGTAAATGGAAAGGGTGCTTTCATGTACCAAGGGGATTATTTCAATGCTGGAAAGTATTAGAACCGCTATAG
- a CDS encoding sialidase family protein yields the protein MKRNHYLFTLILLLGCSIFVKASDTVFVHQTQIPILIERQDNVLFYFRLDAKESRMMDEIVLDFGKSVNLSDVQAVKLYYGGTEALQDKGKKRFAPVDYISSHRPGNTLAAIPSYSIKCAEALQPSAKVVLKSHYKLFPGINFFWISLQMKPETSLFTKISSELQSVKIDGKEAICEERSPKDIIHRMAVGVRHAGDDGSASFRIPGLVTSNKGTLLGVYDVRYNSSVDLQEYVDVGLSRSTDGGKTWEKMRLPLSFGEYDGLPAAQNGVGDPSILVDTQTNTIWVVAAWTHGMGNQRAWWSSHPGMDLYQTAQLVMAKSTDDGKTWSKPINITEQVKDPSWYFLLQGPGRGITMSDGTLVFPTQFIDSTRVPNAGIMYSKDRGKTWKMHNMARTNTTEAQVVETEPGVLMLNMRDNRGGSRAVAITKDLGKTWTEHPSSRKALQEPVCMASLIHVEAEDNVLDKDILLFSNPNTTRGRNHITIKASLDDGLTWLPEHQLMLDEGEGWGYSCLTMIDRETIGILYESSAAHMTFQAVKLKDLIR from the coding sequence ATGAAAAGAAATCATTATTTATTTACCCTTATTCTCTTGTTAGGGTGCTCTATCTTTGTGAAAGCTTCAGACACCGTTTTTGTACATCAGACGCAAATTCCTATTTTAATTGAGCGGCAGGATAACGTATTGTTCTACTTTCGTTTAGATGCAAAAGAAAGCCGGATGATGGATGAGATCGTTTTGGATTTTGGAAAGAGTGTCAATCTGTCGGATGTACAGGCAGTCAAACTCTATTATGGCGGTACGGAAGCTTTACAAGATAAAGGAAAGAAGAGGTTTGCACCTGTTGACTATATATCCAGTCACCGTCCGGGGAATACATTGGCAGCAATACCGTCTTATTCGATAAAATGTGCGGAAGCCTTGCAGCCTTCTGCAAAAGTAGTTTTGAAGAGTCATTATAAGTTGTTCCCGGGGATTAATTTCTTTTGGATCAGCTTGCAGATGAAGCCGGAGACTTCTCTATTCACGAAAATAAGTTCTGAACTTCAATCAGTGAAGATCGATGGTAAAGAAGCCATTTGTGAAGAACGGTCGCCGAAAGACATCATTCATCGAATGGCAGTGGGCGTCCGCCATGCCGGTGATGACGGTTCGGCTTCTTTCCGTATTCCCGGATTGGTAACTTCAAATAAAGGAACGCTGCTTGGCGTATATGATGTCCGTTATAATAGCAGTGTCGATCTGCAGGAATATGTAGATGTCGGTTTGAGCCGGAGCACGGATGGTGGCAAAACATGGGAAAAGATGCGCCTTCCTCTTTCGTTCGGTGAATACGATGGTTTGCCTGCTGCACAGAATGGAGTAGGGGACCCTTCTATTTTGGTAGATACCCAAACGAATACAATTTGGGTTGTTGCCGCATGGACACACGGAATGGGTAATCAACGTGCCTGGTGGAGTTCTCATCCCGGAATGGATCTATATCAAACGGCACAACTGGTGATGGCAAAAAGTACGGATGACGGTAAAACCTGGTCGAAACCGATTAATATAACCGAACAAGTAAAAGACCCTTCCTGGTATTTCTTGCTTCAGGGACCGGGACGGGGAATAACAATGAGTGATGGAACTTTAGTATTCCCTACTCAGTTTATCGACTCTACCCGTGTACCTAATGCCGGTATCATGTATAGTAAAGACCGCGGAAAAACATGGAAGATGCACAACATGGCACGCACCAATACAACCGAAGCGCAAGTAGTAGAAACAGAGCCCGGAGTGCTGATGCTGAATATGCGGGATAACCGTGGAGGAAGCCGTGCTGTGGCAATTACAAAAGATCTGGGCAAGACATGGACAGAACATCCTTCCTCTCGGAAGGCCTTGCAGGAACCTGTATGTATGGCTAGTTTGATCCATGTGGAAGCTGAAGATAATGTACTTGATAAAGATATTCTTTTGTTCTCGAATCCGAATACGACCAGAGGACGCAATCATATAACTATTAAAGCTAGCCTGGACGATGGGCTGACCTGGCTTCCCGAACATCAGTTAATGCTGGATGAAGGAGAAGGCTGGGGATATAGCTGTCTGACAATGATTGATCGGGAAACGATTGGTATCTTGTATGAGAGTAGTGCAGCCCACATGACATTTCAAGCTGTAAAACTGAAAGATTTGATTCGATGA